In the genome of Streptomyces collinus, one region contains:
- a CDS encoding MarR family winged helix-turn-helix transcriptional regulator — translation MGNGAAGQVGVVAALVRAAFLVDGVYAEASRAYGLTPQQGQLLCVLLARPYGMSELGETLGLAKSSLTGLVDRTVRRGLVLREADPRDGRAVRVGLTDQGAALAEKFYVETCRRMEALPSGLSGSERERLAVLLSRVVVDNEVPEVFVEAPAVPVSVPGDSPS, via the coding sequence ATGGGGAACGGGGCAGCCGGACAGGTGGGGGTCGTCGCCGCGCTGGTGCGTGCGGCGTTCCTGGTCGACGGTGTGTACGCGGAGGCCAGCCGGGCGTACGGACTGACGCCGCAGCAGGGGCAGTTGCTGTGTGTGCTGCTGGCCCGGCCGTACGGCATGAGCGAACTCGGCGAGACGCTCGGGCTGGCGAAGTCGAGCCTGACCGGGCTGGTGGACCGGACGGTGCGGCGAGGGCTGGTACTTCGGGAGGCCGACCCGCGCGACGGACGGGCCGTGCGCGTGGGGCTGACGGACCAAGGAGCCGCGCTCGCCGAGAAGTTCTACGTCGAGACCTGCCGCCGCATGGAGGCCCTGCCGTCCGGGCTGAGCGGCTCCGAGCGGGAGCGGCTGGCCGTTCTGCTGTCGAGGGTCGTCGTGGACAACGAGGTTCCCGAGGTGTTCGTGGAGGCCCCGGCCGTCCCCGTTTCCGTCCCCGGCGACTCCCCGTCCTGA
- a CDS encoding glutathione peroxidase has product MTTTNGSSPLDVEIGALQGGPADLSQYAGKAVLVVNVASKCGLTPQYTGLEKLHEQYAARGFSVLGVPCNQFLGQEPGSADEIAEFCSATYGVTFPMTEKVEVNGEGRHPLYDRLTGFADAEGHSGDIRWNFEKFLIGRDGQVVARFSPQTEPDAAEVVAAIEAQLA; this is encoded by the coding sequence ATGACGACTACCAACGGTTCCTCTCCCCTCGACGTCGAGATCGGTGCGCTGCAGGGCGGCCCGGCCGACCTGTCCCAGTACGCGGGCAAGGCGGTGCTCGTGGTGAACGTCGCCTCCAAGTGCGGTCTGACCCCGCAGTACACGGGCCTGGAGAAGCTCCACGAGCAGTACGCCGCGCGCGGCTTCTCCGTCCTCGGCGTGCCCTGCAACCAGTTCCTCGGGCAGGAGCCCGGCAGCGCCGACGAGATCGCCGAGTTCTGCTCGGCGACGTACGGCGTGACGTTCCCGATGACCGAGAAGGTCGAGGTGAACGGCGAGGGCCGGCACCCGCTGTACGACCGCCTGACCGGTTTCGCGGACGCCGAGGGGCACAGCGGTGACATCCGCTGGAACTTCGAGAAGTTCCTCATCGGCCGCGACGGGCAGGTCGTGGCCCGCTTCTCGCCGCAGACCGAGCCGGACGCGGCGGAGGTCGTGGCGGCGATCGAGGCCCAGCTGGCCTGA
- a CDS encoding ArsR/SmtB family transcription factor, producing MGWWQISADTLAGSRFVISPFAEAFASLRLLHAADAAHPGERRWLDAHLPAYRRRLARDPVTAQLIRAGIGREWTADFLSPAPRAGEPFEQEVARVRAADPEAARADLTVSLRGPVPAVLHRDDLPERAADLLTYVWTTAVRPYWSQRRHILEADVVARTARVSRGGWASALDTLRPGTQWLGENRLQVNAHEYPPRELSGAELVFVPITTQRIGWVAWEGTDRYALVYPCAGALADPGGRPVPASLSALLGTARAGVLVRLGSPLSTSQLVAVTGQGLGSVGRHLRVLLDAGLVERRRAGRSVLYSRTAAGQVLVEATEARPRNRPGPGPESAGARV from the coding sequence ATGGGCTGGTGGCAGATCAGCGCGGACACCCTGGCCGGGAGCCGGTTCGTGATCTCGCCGTTCGCCGAGGCCTTCGCGAGTCTGCGGCTGCTGCACGCGGCCGACGCGGCGCATCCCGGCGAACGGCGGTGGCTCGACGCCCATCTGCCGGCCTACCGGCGGCGGCTGGCCCGCGACCCGGTGACCGCGCAGCTGATCCGCGCCGGGATCGGACGGGAGTGGACGGCGGACTTCCTCTCCCCCGCCCCGCGTGCCGGGGAGCCCTTCGAGCAGGAGGTCGCGCGGGTGCGGGCGGCCGACCCGGAGGCGGCCCGCGCCGACCTCACCGTCTCCCTGCGCGGCCCGGTCCCGGCGGTGCTGCACCGGGACGACCTCCCGGAGCGCGCCGCGGACCTGCTGACGTACGTCTGGACGACGGCGGTGCGGCCGTACTGGTCCCAGCGCCGGCACATCCTCGAAGCCGATGTGGTCGCGCGGACCGCGCGGGTCAGCCGGGGCGGCTGGGCGAGCGCGCTGGACACACTGCGGCCGGGGACGCAGTGGCTCGGGGAGAACCGGCTCCAGGTGAACGCGCACGAATACCCGCCGCGTGAGCTGTCCGGCGCCGAGCTGGTGTTCGTGCCGATCACCACCCAGCGCATCGGCTGGGTGGCCTGGGAGGGCACGGACCGGTACGCGCTGGTCTACCCGTGCGCCGGGGCACTCGCCGACCCGGGCGGCAGGCCCGTGCCCGCGAGCCTCAGCGCACTGCTGGGCACGGCCCGCGCCGGTGTGCTGGTCCGGCTCGGCTCGCCGCTGAGCACCAGCCAGCTGGTCGCCGTGACCGGGCAGGGGCTCGGCTCGGTCGGGCGGCATCTGCGGGTGCTGCTGGACGCCGGTCTGGTGGAGCGGCGGCGGGCGGGCAGGTCGGTGCTGTATTCGCGGACGGCGGCGGGGCAGGTCCTGGTGGAGGCCACCGAGGCCCGGCCCCGGAACCGGCCCGGCCCCGGCCCGGAATCCGCCGGGGCTAGGGTCTGA
- a CDS encoding SAM-dependent methyltransferase has protein sequence MSDDRLRDRIDTSKPHSARFWNYFVGGKDNYEVDREIGDQIKSIFPGLVDVAVTSRRFLGRAVEYLAGEQGVRQFLDVGTGLPTADNTHEVAQRVAPDARIVYVDNDPIVLAHANARLTSTAEGRTAYLDADLYDPEAVLKAAAGTLDLSRPVGLMVLNTLGHVADYEQARELVRRLMAGLPSGSHLVISDSTATSEGMIAASEAYNASGAVPYYVRPVAEIAGFFDGLELVEPGVVRVPEWRPEAGGDAGSGDSSVDAYCGVGRKA, from the coding sequence GTGTCCGACGACCGTCTGCGCGACCGCATCGACACCTCCAAGCCGCACTCGGCCCGCTTCTGGAACTACTTCGTCGGCGGCAAGGACAACTACGAGGTCGACCGCGAGATCGGCGACCAGATCAAGTCGATCTTCCCGGGCCTCGTCGACGTGGCGGTCACGAGCCGCCGCTTCCTGGGGCGGGCCGTCGAGTACCTGGCCGGTGAGCAGGGCGTACGGCAGTTCCTGGACGTCGGCACCGGGCTGCCCACCGCCGACAACACCCACGAAGTGGCCCAGCGCGTCGCTCCGGACGCCCGGATCGTCTACGTCGACAACGACCCCATCGTGCTGGCCCACGCCAACGCCCGCCTCACCAGCACCGCCGAGGGCAGGACCGCGTACCTGGACGCCGACCTGTACGACCCCGAGGCCGTCCTGAAGGCCGCCGCCGGCACGCTCGACCTCTCCCGGCCGGTCGGCCTGATGGTCCTCAACACCCTCGGCCACGTCGCCGACTACGAGCAGGCACGTGAGCTGGTACGGCGGCTCATGGCCGGGCTGCCGTCCGGCAGTCACCTGGTGATCAGCGACAGCACCGCGACCAGCGAGGGCATGATCGCCGCGTCGGAGGCGTACAACGCGAGCGGTGCGGTGCCGTACTACGTCCGGCCGGTCGCCGAGATCGCCGGGTTCTTCGACGGGCTGGAGCTGGTGGAGCCGGGGGTGGTGCGGGTTCCCGAGTGGCGACCGGAGGCTGGCGGTGACGCCGGTTCCGGTGACAGCTCCGTGGATGCGTACTGCGGGGTGGGGCGGAAGGCGTAG
- a CDS encoding MFS transporter: MRSYRELFRTPEFTPFFLAASAQTVAQTMGGLALGTLVYRATGSPLLSAVSMFGSSLVQVLGATCLLSAADRLPPRAALTALPLLFAAATAALALPGLPVRWLFAIVLAKGLVESVGGGVRWGLLNEILSKDGYLLGRSVFNMMSGLMQIAGYATGGALVALLSPRPALLAAAGLYGTAAVVVRLGLTRRPPRTTGRPSVAATWRANALLWSSPARREVYLALWIPNGLVVGCESLYVSYAPDSAGTLFACAALGMLAGDVLVGRVLPPGPRSRLGFPLLLLLAVPYVVFLLRPALPLAAAAVTLASVGFGASLVQQERLVASTPDGLTGHALGLHSAGMLTMQGVAAALAGSVAQLTSPATAMAAMAVTSAGVTLLLMGAAKREEPRAVSR; the protein is encoded by the coding sequence ATGCGCAGCTACCGCGAACTGTTCCGCACGCCCGAGTTCACCCCGTTCTTCCTGGCCGCGTCGGCGCAGACGGTCGCCCAGACCATGGGCGGACTGGCCCTGGGCACCCTGGTCTACCGGGCGACCGGCTCACCGCTGCTGTCGGCGGTCAGCATGTTCGGCTCGTCGCTGGTGCAGGTGCTGGGGGCGACTTGCCTGCTCTCCGCCGCCGACCGGCTGCCCCCGCGCGCCGCCCTGACGGCCCTGCCGCTGCTCTTCGCCGCGGCCACCGCCGCCCTGGCCCTGCCCGGCCTGCCCGTCCGGTGGCTCTTCGCGATCGTCCTCGCCAAGGGGCTGGTGGAGTCGGTGGGCGGGGGAGTGCGCTGGGGCCTGCTCAACGAGATCCTCTCCAAGGACGGCTATCTGCTCGGCCGCTCGGTGTTCAACATGATGAGCGGCCTCATGCAGATCGCCGGCTACGCCACCGGCGGCGCCCTCGTGGCCCTGCTCTCCCCGCGGCCGGCCCTGCTGGCCGCCGCCGGGCTGTACGGCACGGCGGCCGTCGTCGTCCGCCTCGGCCTGACCCGCCGCCCGCCCCGTACGACGGGCCGCCCCTCGGTGGCGGCGACCTGGCGCGCCAATGCGCTGCTCTGGTCCTCCCCGGCCCGCCGCGAGGTCTATCTGGCCCTGTGGATCCCCAACGGCCTGGTCGTCGGCTGCGAATCCCTCTACGTCTCCTACGCCCCCGACTCCGCCGGCACGCTCTTCGCCTGCGCCGCGCTGGGCATGCTCGCCGGGGACGTGCTGGTGGGCCGCGTGCTCCCACCGGGCCCGCGCTCCCGCCTGGGGTTTCCGCTCCTGCTGCTCCTGGCGGTTCCGTACGTGGTGTTCCTGCTGCGTCCGGCGCTGCCGCTCGCCGCGGCCGCGGTCACGCTGGCCTCCGTGGGGTTCGGCGCGAGCCTCGTGCAGCAGGAGCGACTGGTGGCGTCGACCCCCGACGGGCTCACGGGGCATGCCCTGGGGCTGCACTCGGCGGGGATGCTCACGATGCAGGGAGTGGCGGCGGCGCTCGCGGGGTCGGTGGCCCAACTGACCTCCCCGGCAACGGCGATGGCGGCGATGGCCGTGACGTCGGCGGGAGTGACGCTGCTGCTGATGGGCGCGGCGAAGCGGGAGGAGCCGAGGGCGGTGAGCCGCTGA